The following proteins are co-located in the Ensifer sp. WSM1721 genome:
- a CDS encoding glutamate synthase subunit beta yields the protein MGKVTGFLEIDRQVAKYQPASDRIRHFREFTIPMSDQEVQKQAARCMDCGIPYCHGPTGCPVHNQIPDWNDLVYNGNWDEAIRNLHSTNNFPEFTGRVCPAPCEEACTLNLEDVPVAIKTVEQAIADKAYEMGYIVPQPAVTKTGKKVAVIGSGPAGMAAAQQLARAGHEVHVYERESKPGGLLRYGIPDFKMEKNFIDRRIEQMRGEGVTFHCGVNVGVDVAVQKLIDENDAVLYCGGSETPRDAGIPGVEFVGVHDAMPYLVQQNRRLGRENIDSIGWPSEPILAGGKHIVVVGGGDTASDCVGTAFRQGAVKVTQLDIRPQPPEKEDKLAVWPFWATKMRTSSSQAEGAVREFQVATLEFIGDEDGNLTGVKCCQVDERRKPVAGTEFVIKADLAFIAIGFRGPFTSSVLQDLGDKLTLNTDRRGSTNVVANERDYKTSVEKLWAAGDVRRGQSLVVWAIREGRQAARAIDEALMGSTVLPR from the coding sequence ATGGGCAAGGTTACTGGGTTTTTGGAGATCGACCGGCAGGTGGCGAAGTACCAGCCGGCATCGGACCGCATCCGCCATTTCCGTGAATTCACCATTCCGATGTCCGACCAGGAAGTGCAGAAGCAGGCCGCTCGCTGCATGGACTGCGGCATTCCCTATTGCCATGGGCCGACCGGCTGCCCGGTGCACAACCAGATCCCGGACTGGAACGATCTCGTCTACAACGGCAATTGGGACGAGGCGATCCGTAACCTGCATTCGACCAACAACTTCCCGGAATTCACCGGCCGCGTCTGCCCGGCGCCCTGTGAGGAAGCCTGCACGCTGAACCTCGAAGATGTGCCGGTGGCAATCAAGACGGTCGAGCAGGCGATTGCCGACAAGGCCTACGAGATGGGTTACATCGTGCCGCAGCCGGCCGTCACCAAGACCGGCAAGAAGGTCGCCGTCATCGGTTCCGGCCCCGCCGGCATGGCCGCCGCCCAGCAGCTTGCCCGTGCGGGCCACGAGGTCCACGTCTACGAGCGCGAGTCGAAGCCCGGCGGGCTGCTGCGCTACGGTATTCCCGATTTCAAGATGGAGAAGAACTTCATCGATCGCCGCATCGAGCAGATGCGGGGCGAGGGCGTCACCTTCCACTGCGGCGTCAATGTCGGCGTCGACGTAGCCGTCCAGAAGCTCATCGATGAGAACGACGCGGTGCTCTATTGCGGCGGTTCCGAGACCCCGCGCGATGCCGGCATTCCGGGCGTGGAGTTCGTCGGCGTGCACGACGCCATGCCCTATCTGGTGCAGCAGAACCGCCGCCTCGGGCGCGAAAACATCGACAGTATCGGCTGGCCGTCCGAGCCGATCCTTGCCGGCGGCAAGCACATCGTCGTCGTCGGCGGCGGCGATACGGCGTCCGACTGCGTCGGAACCGCCTTCCGTCAGGGCGCTGTCAAGGTGACGCAGCTCGACATTCGTCCGCAGCCGCCGGAGAAGGAGGACAAGCTCGCCGTCTGGCCGTTCTGGGCGACAAAGATGCGCACCTCCTCCAGTCAGGCCGAGGGCGCGGTCCGCGAGTTCCAGGTTGCCACGCTCGAATTCATCGGCGACGAGGACGGCAACTTGACGGGCGTCAAGTGCTGTCAGGTGGATGAGCGCCGCAAGCCGGTCGCCGGCACCGAGTTCGTCATCAAGGCCGACCTCGCCTTCATCGCCATCGGCTTCCGTGGTCCGTTCACCAGCAGCGTGCTCCAGGACCTCGGCGACAAGCTGACGCTCAACACCGACCGCCGCGGCTCGACCAACGTCGTCGCCAACGAGCGGGATTACAAGACCTCGGTCGAAAAGCTGTGGGCGGCCGGCGACGTCCGCCGCGGCCAGTCGCTCGTCGTCTGGGCGATCCGCGAAGGCCGCCAGGCAGCACGCGCGATCGACGAGGCGCTGATGGGCTCGACGGTGCTGCCGCGGTAG
- a CDS encoding outer membrane beta-barrel protein, with the protein MVPRIPRSITAGALLAAKRAWLLAGCAVLACTPAGAQSLANPPLPSNGAATAAASASNVPAITDPQTTGAVAGTDLPPALDEDFNRLNRREETIDGLRIRIDPDAGEAPGIRIGTFVLKPALSETFNHERQKNGGSSESRSFLETGLKGSLTSDWSRHQLSVTGEGVLQDNISGEGEEEPRADLDAELRLDLSDETIARLRAGYSFEREDADDPNAIANAETQSGVNTYRLGAAVERDLGLIRGSVGLDFERRTYGDVELDNGTTLSQGDRDRNLGTLTGRVGYELSPALIPFLEASAGRSIYDLRRDMFGFERSYQNYAGRVGMEVDLGEKLNGELALGYETFRFEDDRLADLSGLSVDGRVNWSPRRGTDVLFGLLTYLDPSTTPGETGSINYELTNVITHQLRSTLVARLSNSLTLRDFPSDASSSDETTWRTGAGLTWDMSRYVALTGDVSYERTNRDRGVSSDTTRVGVGLTLRR; encoded by the coding sequence ATGGTGCCCAGAATTCCACGCTCGATCACGGCGGGCGCCCTGCTTGCGGCAAAGCGGGCGTGGCTGCTCGCGGGCTGTGCCGTCCTCGCCTGCACGCCGGCGGGCGCGCAAAGCCTCGCCAATCCGCCGCTCCCGAGCAATGGTGCCGCGACAGCCGCGGCCTCGGCGAGCAATGTACCGGCCATCACCGACCCGCAGACGACCGGCGCGGTCGCCGGCACCGACCTGCCTCCGGCACTCGACGAGGACTTCAACCGCCTGAACCGGCGCGAAGAGACGATCGACGGCCTGCGCATCCGCATCGATCCGGATGCCGGCGAGGCGCCCGGTATCCGCATCGGCACCTTCGTCCTGAAGCCGGCACTCAGCGAAACCTTCAACCACGAACGACAGAAAAACGGCGGCAGCAGCGAGAGCCGGAGCTTTCTGGAAACCGGGCTCAAGGGATCGCTCACCTCCGACTGGTCTCGCCACCAGTTGAGTGTCACGGGTGAAGGCGTGCTGCAGGACAACATATCGGGCGAAGGCGAGGAGGAGCCGCGCGCCGACCTCGACGCCGAGTTGCGCCTCGACCTGAGCGACGAGACGATCGCGAGGCTAAGAGCCGGCTACAGCTTCGAGCGCGAGGACGCCGACGACCCGAACGCCATCGCCAATGCCGAGACGCAATCGGGCGTCAACACCTATCGGCTGGGGGCGGCGGTCGAGCGCGACCTCGGCCTCATTCGCGGCTCCGTCGGCCTCGATTTCGAACGCAGGACCTACGGCGATGTCGAACTCGACAACGGCACGACGCTTTCACAAGGGGACCGCGACCGCAATCTTGGCACCCTTACCGGCCGTGTCGGCTACGAGCTTTCGCCGGCCCTCATCCCCTTCCTCGAGGCCTCCGCCGGCCGGTCGATTTATGACTTGCGCCGGGACATGTTCGGTTTCGAACGCTCCTACCAGAATTATGCGGGCCGCGTCGGCATGGAGGTCGATCTCGGCGAGAAGCTCAATGGAGAGCTGGCGCTCGGCTACGAGACCTTCCGCTTCGAGGACGACCGGCTTGCGGATTTGAGCGGGCTCTCGGTCGACGGACGCGTCAACTGGTCGCCGCGTCGCGGAACGGACGTCCTCTTCGGTTTGCTGACCTATCTCGACCCGTCGACCACACCGGGCGAGACGGGCTCGATCAATTACGAGCTGACCAATGTGATCACGCATCAGTTGCGCTCGACGCTCGTCGCGAGGCTCTCGAACAGCCTGACGCTGCGCGATTTCCCGTCAGACGCCTCTTCCTCGGACGAGACCACCTGGCGCACCGGCGCCGGTCTCACCTGGGACATGAGCCGCTACGTCGCACTGACCGGAGACGTAAGCTACGAACGCACGAACCGGGATCGCGGTGTCTCGAGCGATACGACGCGCGTCGGCGTGGGCCTCACGCTACGGCGCTGA
- a CDS encoding lytic murein transglycosylase, producing MIKNRRTFFRHIAAALIVAAAFGSSPARADAGFQKWINNFYATAAKSGITEATYRRAFAGVKTPDPAVLEKAAYQPEFKHKIWEYIDSRVNPYTKRIGQEMAAKHARTLNAIERHYGVDKTILLAIWSMESNYGAVLQKDDRLHYVPRALATLAYADSKRAKFARTQLIAALKILQSGDITPRELTGSWAGAMGHTQFIPTSYLLYAVDADGNGHRDIWNSVPDALATAANLLRKNGWQPGETWGYEIVAPANAAKYSGQTKTLGQWAALGFVRPDGRGFRNPKVRAELKLPGGGKGPGFLMTRNFFVIKRYNASDSYALGVGLLADQIAGYAGMQQRWPRPDGSLDISEKFELQNRLKELGYYDGEVDGNFGSGSKAAIQAFQTQNGLTPDGEPTQHLLRALRK from the coding sequence ATGATCAAAAACCGCAGGACGTTCTTCCGACATATCGCCGCCGCTCTCATCGTTGCCGCCGCGTTTGGTTCGTCGCCCGCGCGCGCGGATGCTGGTTTTCAGAAGTGGATCAACAACTTCTACGCAACCGCCGCCAAGAGCGGCATTACAGAAGCGACTTACCGCAGGGCCTTTGCCGGCGTGAAGACGCCCGATCCGGCCGTGCTCGAAAAGGCCGCCTATCAGCCCGAGTTCAAGCACAAGATTTGGGAATATATCGACTCGCGAGTCAATCCGTACACCAAGCGCATCGGTCAGGAGATGGCGGCCAAGCATGCGCGCACGCTCAACGCGATCGAGCGGCACTACGGCGTCGACAAGACCATCCTGCTGGCGATCTGGTCGATGGAATCGAATTACGGCGCCGTGCTCCAGAAAGATGACCGGCTGCACTACGTGCCGCGCGCGCTCGCAACCCTTGCCTATGCCGATTCCAAGCGGGCGAAATTTGCCAGAACCCAGTTGATTGCAGCGCTGAAGATACTGCAAAGCGGCGACATCACCCCCCGCGAGCTGACGGGCTCCTGGGCGGGCGCCATGGGTCACACGCAGTTCATCCCCACGAGCTACCTGCTCTATGCCGTCGACGCCGATGGAAACGGCCACCGCGATATCTGGAACTCGGTCCCGGATGCACTCGCAACGGCTGCCAATCTTCTCAGGAAGAACGGCTGGCAACCGGGTGAGACCTGGGGCTATGAAATCGTGGCACCGGCCAATGCGGCGAAATATTCCGGGCAGACGAAAACGCTCGGCCAATGGGCAGCGCTCGGCTTTGTCCGTCCCGACGGCCGGGGCTTCCGCAACCCGAAAGTGCGGGCCGAGCTCAAGCTGCCGGGCGGCGGCAAAGGCCCGGGATTCCTCATGACGCGCAATTTCTTCGTCATCAAGCGCTACAACGCGTCGGATTCCTACGCGCTCGGCGTAGGTCTTCTCGCCGACCAGATCGCCGGCTATGCCGGCATGCAGCAGCGCTGGCCGCGCCCGGACGGATCGCTCGACATCAGCGAGAAGTTCGAACTCCAGAACCGTCTCAAGGAACTCGGTTATTACGACGGCGAAGTGGATGGAAATTTCGGCTCCGGCTCGAAGGCCGCGATCCAGGCTTTCCAAACGCAGAACGGCCTGACGCCGGATGGCGAGCCGACGCAGCACCTTCTGCGCGCCCTGCGCAAGTAA
- the galU gene encoding UTP--glucose-1-phosphate uridylyltransferase GalU, with the protein MTDKRKVRKAVFPVAGLGTRFLPATKAVPKEMLTVVDKPVIQYVVDEALEAGIEHLIFVTGRSKAVIEDYFDIQVELDQTLRERNKKAEIELLEAMLPKAGTTSFTRQQAPLGLGHAVWCARDLVGNEPFALLLPDMIMKSEKGCLKGMVELYEQSGGNVVAVEECAPEQAHKYGIVGVGEKIGDGFKITRMVEKPARGTAPSNFFINGRYILQPEIFPILERQERGAGNEIQLTDGMVKLAESQPFAAYHFRGETFDCGAKDGFILANVAFALERGDIRPTVEGPLKALLQGLK; encoded by the coding sequence ATGACCGACAAGCGCAAAGTCCGCAAAGCCGTTTTCCCCGTCGCGGGGCTCGGCACGCGTTTTCTTCCCGCCACCAAGGCGGTGCCGAAGGAGATGTTGACGGTGGTGGACAAGCCGGTCATCCAGTACGTCGTCGATGAGGCGCTTGAAGCGGGCATCGAGCATCTGATCTTTGTGACCGGTCGCAGCAAGGCGGTCATCGAGGACTATTTCGACATCCAGGTCGAACTGGACCAGACGCTTCGCGAGCGCAACAAGAAGGCGGAGATCGAGCTGCTCGAAGCCATGCTGCCGAAGGCCGGCACGACGAGCTTCACGCGTCAGCAGGCGCCGCTCGGGCTTGGACACGCGGTCTGGTGCGCGCGCGATCTCGTCGGCAACGAGCCTTTCGCGCTGCTTCTCCCGGACATGATCATGAAGAGCGAGAAGGGCTGCCTGAAGGGCATGGTCGAGCTCTATGAGCAGAGCGGCGGCAATGTCGTCGCGGTCGAGGAATGCGCGCCCGAGCAGGCACACAAATACGGCATCGTCGGCGTGGGCGAGAAGATCGGCGACGGCTTCAAGATTACCAGGATGGTCGAGAAGCCGGCACGCGGCACGGCTCCCTCGAATTTCTTCATCAACGGCCGCTATATCCTGCAGCCGGAAATCTTCCCGATTCTCGAGCGTCAGGAACGCGGCGCCGGCAACGAGATCCAGTTGACCGACGGCATGGTGAAGCTTGCCGAAAGCCAACCCTTCGCCGCCTACCACTTCCGCGGCGAGACCTTCGACTGTGGTGCGAAGGACGGCTTCATCCTTGCGAACGTCGCCTTCGCGCTCGAACGCGGCGATATCCGCCCCACGGTCGAAGGACCGCTCAAGGCGCTGCTGCAGGGGCTGAAGTGA
- the gltB gene encoding glutamate synthase large subunit yields the protein MTDHSPSQQFGLNLAQDAATAVKTPAFPSGLPRKQGLYDPRNEHDACGVGFVAHLKGEKSHQIVRDGLFMLENLTHRGAVGADPLMGDGAGILVQIPDRFFREEMANQGVTLPKAGEYAVGYLFMPRDEKLIAHFKDVISEVVAEEGQHLLGFRDVPVDNSSLSKAPDIAATEPHHVQVFIGAGRDAATNEEFERRLFTLRKVISNRIYAEADGGDLGFYIVSLSTTTIVYKGMFLAYQVGAYYKDLADERFQSAVALVHQRFSTNTFPSWKLAHPYRMVAHNGEINTLRGNVNWMAARQASVSSPLFGDDISKLWPISYEGQSDTACFDNALEFLVRGGYSLSHAVMMLIPEAWAGNQLMSPERKAFYEYHAALMEPWDGPAAVAFTDGRQIGATLDRNGLRPARYIVTSDDRVIMASEAGVLPVTEDKIVKKWRLQPGKMLLIDMEEGRIISDEEVKSSLASKHPYRRWLDDTQLILEELKPVEPRALRRDVSLIDRQQSFGYTQEDTKLLMSPMATTGQEAIGSMGTDTPISAMSDKPKLLYTYFKQNFAQVTNPPIDPIREELVMSLVSFIGPRPNILDHEGMAHAKRLEVRQPILTNGDLEKIRSIGHTEDRFDTKTLDFTYDISRGAEGMPEMLDRLCERAEAAVRGGYNIIVLSDRQIGPDRVAIPALLATAAVHHHLIRKGLRTSVGLVVESGEPREVHHFCLLAGYGAEAINPYLAFDTLVDMHKRGEFPKEVDEKEVVYRYIKAVGKGILKVMSKMGISTYQSYCGAQIFDAVGLSSKLVDKYFFGTATTIEGIGLEEIAAETVARHKAAFGADPVLANTLDIGGEYAFRMRGESHAWTPDAIASLQHAVRGNAEDRYREFAAMMNEQASRMNTIRGLFTIKSAEEVGRKPIPVEEVEPASEIVKRFSTGAMSFGSISREAHTTLAKAMNRIGGKSNTGEGGEESDRYLPLPDGSMNPERSAIKQIASGRFGVTTEYLVNADVLQIKVAQGAKPGEGGQLPGHKVDATVAKTRHSTPGVGLISPPPHHDIYSIEDLAQLIYDLKNVNPEADVSVKLVSEVGVGTVAAGVAKARADHITIAGFDGGTGASPLTSLKHAGSPWEIGLAETQQTLVLNGLRSRIALQVDGGLKTGRDVVIGALLGADEFGFATAPLIAAGCIMMRKCHLNTCPVGVATQDPVLRKRFKGTPEHVINYFFFVAEEVREILASLGVKKLDDIIGAAELLDRDRMIEHWKAKGLDFSKIFHKVEAPKEETYWTTRQNHPIEDILDRKLIEKAKLALETKVPVAFEAEIKNVDRSAGAMLSGALAKRWGHKGLKDDTIHVTLKGTAGQSFGAFLARGITFDLIGDGNDYVGKGLSGGRIIVRPPENARIVPHQSIIVGNTVLYGAISGECYFNGVAGERFAVRNSGAIAVVEGVGDHGCEYMTGGVVVVIGGTGRNFAAGMSGGVAYVLDEEGDFARRCNMAMVELQPVPEEDDMLEKLHHHGGDLMYKGRVDVSDMTRHDEERLFQLISNHLHFTGSARAKEILEHWTDYRPKFRKVMPVEYRRALEDMERMKMAEAAE from the coding sequence ATGACGGATCATTCGCCATCACAACAGTTTGGGCTCAACCTCGCGCAAGATGCTGCGACGGCTGTGAAAACGCCCGCGTTCCCGTCTGGACTGCCGCGAAAACAGGGCCTTTACGATCCGCGAAACGAGCATGATGCCTGCGGTGTCGGCTTCGTCGCGCATCTGAAGGGCGAGAAGTCGCATCAGATCGTGCGCGACGGCCTGTTCATGCTCGAGAACCTGACGCATCGCGGTGCGGTCGGAGCCGACCCGCTGATGGGCGACGGCGCCGGTATCCTCGTGCAGATTCCCGACCGCTTCTTCCGCGAAGAGATGGCGAACCAGGGCGTGACGCTGCCGAAGGCCGGTGAATATGCCGTCGGCTATCTCTTCATGCCGCGCGACGAGAAGCTTATCGCCCATTTCAAGGACGTGATCAGCGAGGTCGTGGCCGAGGAGGGCCAGCATCTGCTCGGCTTCCGGGACGTGCCGGTCGACAATTCGTCGCTCTCGAAGGCACCGGATATCGCGGCCACCGAACCGCATCACGTACAGGTCTTCATCGGTGCCGGCCGCGACGCCGCCACGAACGAGGAGTTCGAGCGCCGGCTGTTTACGCTACGCAAGGTGATCTCCAACCGCATCTATGCGGAAGCTGATGGCGGCGATCTCGGCTTCTATATCGTGTCGCTGTCGACCACGACCATCGTCTACAAGGGCATGTTCCTCGCCTATCAGGTGGGCGCCTATTACAAGGATCTTGCCGACGAGCGCTTCCAGTCTGCGGTGGCGTTGGTGCACCAGCGCTTCTCGACCAACACCTTCCCCTCCTGGAAACTCGCGCACCCCTATCGCATGGTCGCCCACAACGGCGAGATCAACACGCTGCGCGGCAACGTCAACTGGATGGCGGCTCGGCAGGCCTCGGTTTCCTCGCCGCTCTTCGGCGACGATATTTCCAAGCTCTGGCCGATCTCCTACGAGGGCCAGTCGGACACGGCCTGCTTCGACAATGCGCTCGAATTCCTGGTCCGGGGTGGCTATTCGCTCTCTCATGCGGTGATGATGCTGATCCCGGAAGCCTGGGCCGGCAACCAGCTCATGTCGCCGGAGCGTAAGGCGTTCTACGAATACCACGCGGCGCTGATGGAGCCGTGGGACGGGCCGGCTGCAGTCGCGTTCACCGACGGGCGCCAGATCGGCGCCACGCTCGACCGCAACGGCCTGCGTCCGGCGCGCTACATCGTTACCAGCGACGACCGCGTCATCATGGCGTCTGAAGCCGGTGTGCTGCCGGTCACCGAGGACAAGATCGTCAAGAAGTGGCGGCTTCAGCCGGGCAAGATGCTGCTCATCGACATGGAAGAGGGCCGCATCATCTCCGACGAGGAGGTGAAGTCGTCGCTCGCCAGCAAGCATCCCTACCGCCGGTGGCTCGATGACACCCAGCTCATCCTCGAAGAGCTGAAGCCGGTGGAGCCGCGGGCCCTTCGTCGCGACGTGTCGTTGATCGACCGCCAGCAGTCCTTCGGCTACACGCAGGAGGACACCAAGCTCCTAATGTCGCCGATGGCGACGACGGGCCAGGAGGCGATCGGATCCATGGGCACCGACACGCCGATCTCGGCGATGTCGGACAAGCCGAAGCTGCTCTACACCTATTTCAAGCAGAACTTCGCCCAGGTCACCAACCCGCCGATCGACCCGATCCGCGAGGAACTGGTGATGAGCCTCGTCTCGTTCATCGGTCCGCGCCCGAACATCCTCGACCACGAGGGCATGGCGCATGCGAAGCGGCTGGAAGTCCGTCAGCCGATCCTGACCAATGGCGATCTCGAGAAGATCCGCTCGATCGGCCATACCGAGGACCGCTTCGACACGAAGACGCTCGACTTCACCTATGACATCTCGCGCGGTGCCGAAGGCATGCCGGAAATGCTCGATCGTCTCTGCGAACGGGCGGAAGCGGCGGTCAGGGGCGGCTACAACATCATCGTGCTCTCAGACCGGCAGATCGGTCCGGATCGCGTGGCGATCCCGGCGCTGCTGGCGACCGCTGCCGTCCACCACCACTTGATCCGCAAGGGCCTGCGTACGTCGGTCGGCCTCGTGGTCGAATCGGGCGAGCCGCGCGAGGTTCACCATTTCTGCCTGCTCGCGGGCTACGGCGCGGAAGCGATCAACCCCTATCTCGCCTTCGACACGCTCGTCGACATGCACAAGCGCGGCGAGTTCCCGAAGGAGGTCGACGAAAAAGAGGTCGTCTACCGCTATATCAAGGCGGTCGGAAAGGGCATTCTCAAGGTCATGTCCAAGATGGGCATCTCGACCTACCAGTCCTATTGCGGCGCGCAGATCTTCGACGCCGTCGGCCTGTCGTCGAAGCTGGTCGACAAGTACTTCTTCGGCACGGCGACGACGATCGAAGGCATCGGCCTCGAGGAGATCGCTGCCGAGACCGTCGCTCGCCACAAGGCCGCATTTGGCGCCGATCCGGTACTCGCCAACACGCTCGACATCGGCGGCGAATATGCCTTCCGCATGCGCGGCGAGAGCCACGCCTGGACGCCGGATGCGATCGCCTCGCTCCAGCATGCCGTGCGCGGCAATGCCGAAGACCGCTACCGCGAATTCGCGGCGATGATGAACGAGCAGGCGAGCCGCATGAACACGATCCGCGGGCTCTTCACGATCAAGAGCGCCGAGGAAGTCGGCCGCAAGCCGATCCCGGTCGAAGAGGTCGAGCCGGCATCCGAGATCGTCAAGCGCTTCTCGACCGGCGCCATGTCCTTCGGTTCGATCAGTCGCGAGGCCCACACGACGCTCGCCAAGGCGATGAACCGGATCGGCGGCAAGTCGAACACCGGCGAGGGCGGCGAGGAAAGCGACCGGTACCTGCCGCTGCCGGACGGCTCGATGAATCCCGAGCGCTCGGCGATCAAGCAGATCGCGTCCGGCCGCTTCGGCGTCACCACGGAATACCTGGTCAATGCCGACGTGCTGCAGATCAAGGTGGCACAAGGGGCAAAGCCTGGCGAAGGCGGCCAGCTTCCTGGTCACAAGGTGGATGCGACCGTTGCCAAGACCCGGCATTCGACGCCGGGCGTCGGCCTCATCTCGCCGCCGCCGCACCACGACATCTACTCGATCGAGGATCTGGCGCAGCTCATCTACGATCTGAAGAACGTCAATCCGGAAGCGGACGTCTCGGTCAAGCTGGTTTCGGAAGTGGGTGTCGGCACGGTCGCGGCCGGCGTCGCCAAGGCGCGCGCCGACCACATCACGATCGCCGGCTTCGACGGCGGTACCGGCGCGTCGCCGCTCACTTCGCTGAAGCATGCGGGCAGCCCGTGGGAGATCGGCCTTGCCGAAACCCAACAGACCCTCGTCTTGAACGGCCTGCGCTCTCGCATCGCACTCCAGGTCGACGGTGGTCTGAAGACCGGCCGCGACGTCGTCATTGGCGCGCTGCTCGGCGCGGACGAATTTGGCTTCGCCACCGCGCCGCTGATTGCGGCCGGCTGTATCATGATGCGCAAGTGCCATCTGAACACCTGTCCGGTCGGCGTCGCCACCCAGGATCCGGTCTTGCGGAAGCGCTTCAAGGGCACGCCGGAACACGTCATCAACTACTTCTTCTTCGTTGCCGAGGAGGTGCGCGAAATTCTCGCATCGCTGGGCGTGAAGAAGCTCGACGACATCATCGGCGCGGCGGAGCTGCTCGACCGCGACCGGATGATCGAGCACTGGAAGGCCAAGGGTCTCGACTTCTCGAAGATCTTCCACAAGGTGGAGGCTCCGAAGGAAGAAACCTATTGGACGACCCGGCAGAACCATCCGATCGAGGACATTCTCGACCGCAAGCTGATCGAGAAGGCGAAGCTGGCGCTCGAAACCAAGGTGCCGGTAGCCTTCGAGGCCGAGATCAAGAACGTCGACCGCTCGGCGGGGGCGATGCTCTCGGGCGCGCTTGCGAAGCGCTGGGGTCATAAGGGGCTCAAGGACGACACGATCCATGTGACACTCAAGGGTACTGCAGGCCAGTCGTTCGGTGCGTTCCTCGCCCGCGGCATCACCTTCGATCTGATCGGCGACGGCAACGACTATGTCGGCAAGGGCCTTTCGGGCGGGCGCATCATCGTCCGGCCGCCGGAGAACGCGAGGATCGTGCCGCACCAGTCGATTATCGTCGGCAACACCGTGCTCTATGGGGCGATCTCGGGCGAGTGCTACTTCAATGGCGTCGCCGGCGAACGCTTCGCCGTACGCAACTCCGGTGCAATCGCGGTCGTCGAAGGCGTCGGCGATCACGGCTGCGAATACATGACGGGCGGTGTCGTCGTCGTGATCGGCGGCACAGGCCGCAACTTCGCGGCCGGCATGTCCGGCGGTGTTGCCTATGTGCTCGACGAGGAGGGCGATTTCGCCCGCCGCTGCAACATGGCCATGGTCGAACTGCAGCCGGTGCCGGAGGAAGACGACATGCTGGAGAAGCTGCACCATCACGGCGGCGATCTCATGTACAAGGGCCGGGTGGACGTCTCTGACATGACGCGCCACGACGAGGAGCGGTTGTTCCAGTTGATCTCGAACCACCTGCACTTCACGGGTTCGGCACGCGCCAAGGAGATCCTCGAGCACTGGACGGATTACCGGCCGAAATTCCGCAAGGTCATGCCGGTCGAATACCGCCGCGCGCTCGAAGACATGGAGCGCATGAAAATGGCGGAAGCGGCCGAGTAA
- a CDS encoding DUF459 domain-containing protein — translation MFRTRDAGKGSLLMRFAPVFAAAAAMLVTGFFATMAEAQEPVPRRNMLQRLFGVFTPQRRIYYEDQYDFPRQPRPRRVQKRRAQPSEPQRTRPSRTAKPRPAIAPPPAPVVVEKSPDAKKVLVVGDFVADSLGDGLEVAFEMTPGIAVETRANGSSGLVRNDYFDWPKVLPDYIAELKPSVIVISLGANDRQGMRTGDVKEKFRTDLWTEEYRKRVNAFATLARKDNLPVLWVGMPPFQSTAMTADMVTFNGIYREEVEKAGGQFIDIWDGFVDEEGKFVLTGSDINGQQVRLRGSDGINLTKAGKRKLAFYVEKDIRKLLGEAAATTDVPGAEELKDLVVTAPLANEDIVKTQPISLTDPELDGATALLGGNAPLKSTGKSPRDLLIEKGEVVAAPPGRVDDFRLAKPETVISKPLMRN, via the coding sequence ATGTTTAGAACCAGAGATGCCGGGAAAGGGTCGCTTCTCATGCGTTTTGCGCCAGTCTTCGCGGCTGCCGCGGCGATGCTTGTCACCGGCTTCTTTGCCACCATGGCCGAGGCGCAAGAGCCGGTCCCAAGGCGCAATATGCTGCAGAGGCTCTTCGGCGTCTTCACTCCCCAAAGACGCATCTATTACGAGGATCAATACGATTTTCCACGCCAGCCTCGGCCGCGGCGCGTGCAGAAACGCCGCGCGCAGCCGTCGGAGCCGCAACGGACGCGCCCGAGCCGTACCGCAAAGCCTCGGCCCGCCATAGCACCGCCGCCGGCGCCCGTGGTCGTCGAGAAGTCCCCGGATGCGAAAAAGGTCCTGGTCGTCGGCGACTTCGTCGCCGACAGCCTCGGCGACGGCCTGGAGGTTGCCTTCGAAATGACGCCCGGCATTGCAGTCGAGACACGCGCCAACGGCTCCTCGGGCCTTGTCCGCAACGACTATTTTGACTGGCCGAAGGTCCTGCCCGATTACATCGCGGAACTCAAACCCTCCGTCATCGTCATCAGCCTCGGGGCCAATGATCGCCAGGGAATGCGCACGGGCGATGTGAAAGAGAAGTTCCGCACCGATCTCTGGACAGAAGAATATCGCAAGCGCGTCAACGCTTTCGCGACGCTCGCGCGCAAGGACAATCTGCCCGTGCTCTGGGTCGGCATGCCGCCCTTCCAGTCGACCGCCATGACCGCCGACATGGTGACCTTCAACGGCATCTATCGCGAGGAGGTAGAGAAGGCGGGCGGGCAGTTCATCGACATCTGGGACGGCTTCGTCGACGAGGAGGGGAAGTTCGTCCTGACCGGCTCAGATATCAACGGCCAGCAGGTCCGCCTGCGCGGCTCGGACGGCATCAACCTGACGAAGGCAGGCAAGCGCAAGCTCGCCTTCTATGTCGAGAAGGACATCCGCAAGCTGCTGGGCGAGGCCGCAGCCACGACCGATGTGCCCGGCGCCGAGGAACTGAAGGATCTGGTCGTCACGGCACCGCTCGCCAACGAAGACATCGTCAAGACGCAGCCGATCAGCCTGACCGATCCGGAACTCGACGGAGCAACTGCCTTGCTCGGGGGAAATGCTCCGCTGAAGAGCACCGGCAAGAGCCCCCGCGATCTTCTCATCGAGAAAGGCGAGGTCGTCGCCGCTCCGCCTGGACGCGTGGATGATTTCCGGCTTGCGAAGCCGGAGACGGTGATCAGCAAGCCGCTGATGCGGAATTGA